In one window of Scyliorhinus canicula chromosome 17, sScyCan1.1, whole genome shotgun sequence DNA:
- the LOC119951351 gene encoding zinc finger protein 229-like isoform X2, whose amino-acid sequence MEKPWKCGDCGKRFSTRSKLECHQRVHTGERPFSCFVCGKEFVQLYGLKTHQRIHTGEKPFTCSQCGKGFGDPSNLQTHQRVHTGERPFACSVCEKRFVQLSGLKKHQRIHTGENPFTCSQCGKGFGDSYNLQTHQRVHTGERPFACSVCEKRFVQLSGLKKHQRIHTGEKPFTCSQCGKGFGDSYNLQIHQRVHTGERPFTCSQCEKRFTQLSNLRTHQQVHTGERPFTCSQCGKGFRDSVTLRTHQRVHTGEKPFTCSQCGKGFTELSSLKKHQRVHTGEKPFTCSQCGKGFSFSSNLRIHQRVHTGERPFTCSQCGKGFAVLSSLQTHQRVHTGEKPFTCSQCGKGFSHSSSLQTHQRIHTGEKPFTCSQCENRFTQLSNLQTHQRVHTGERPFSCSQCGKGFSESIKLQRHQRAHTGEKPFICSMCGKGFSYSSNLQRHQQVHFWKRPFTCSVCGKEFSVSWRLLRHEQLHK is encoded by the coding sequence ATGgaaaaaccatggaaatgtggggattgtgggaagagattcagtacCCGATCTAAGCTGGAGTGTCATcaacgcgttcacactggggagaggccgttcagctgctttgtgtgtgggaaggaatttgTTCAGTTATATGGCCTGaaaacacaccagcgaattcacactggggagaaaccgttcacctgctctcagtgtgggaagggattcggtgatccctccaacctgcagacacaccagcgagttcacactggggagaggccattcgcctgctctgtgtgtgagaagCGATTCGTTCAGTTATCCGGCCTgaagaaacaccagcgaattcacactggggagaacccgttcacctgctctcagtgtgggaagggattcggtgATTCCtacaacctgcagacacaccagcgagttcacactggggagaggccattcgcctgctctgtgtgtgagaagCGATTCGTTCAGTTATCCGGCCTgaagaaacaccagcgaattcacactggggagaaaccgttcacctgctctcagtgtgggaagggattcggtgATTCCTAcaacctgcagatacaccagcgagttcacactggggagaggccattcacctgctctcagtgtgaaaagagattcactcagttatccaacctgcggacacaccagcaagttcacactggggaaaggccgttcacctgctctcagtgtgggaagggattcagagattcagtcacactgcggacacaccagcgagttcacactggggagaagccgttcacttgctctcagtgtgggaagggattcactgagttatccagcctgaagaaacaccagcgagttcacactggggagaaaccgttcacctgctcccagtgtgggaagggattcagttttTCCTCCAATCtgcggatacaccagcgagttcacactggggaaaggccgttcacctgctctcagtgtgggaagggattcgctgtgttatccagcctgcagacacaccagcgtgttcacactggggagaaaccgttcacctgctctcagtgtgggaagggattcagtcattcctccagcctgcagacacaccagcgaattcacactggggagaagccgttcacctgctctcagtgtgagaatagattcactcagttatccaacctgcagacacaccagcgagttcacactggggaaaggccgttcagctgctctcagtgtgggaagggattcagtgaatcAATCaaactgcagagacaccagcgggctcacactggggagaagccattcatctgctccatgtgtggaaaaggattcagttactcatccaacctgcagagacaccagcaagttcacttttggaagaggccgttcacctgctctgtgtgtgggaaggaattctctGTTTCTTGGCGCTTACTCAGACACGAACAACTTCACAAGTGA
- the LOC119951371 gene encoding zinc finger protein 239-like produces the protein MEKPWKCGDCGKGFNFPSKLEIHQRSHTGERPFNCSQCGKGFCQLSHLLTHQRVHTGEKPFTCSECGKGFSDLSTLQRHQRVHTGERPFICSECGKRFIQSSHLLEHQRVHTGERPFTCSVCGKGFSNSSHMLTHQRVHTGERSFTCTVCGKAFSRLFHLLTHQRVHSGEKPFTCSQCGRGFSDSSNLLTHRRVHTEERPFICSMCGKRFNHSTTMMRHQRVHTGERPFPCSMCGKRFTLLCNLQRHQHIHE, from the coding sequence atggagaaaccttggaaatgtggagactgtgggaagggattcaatttcCCGTCAAAGCTGGAAAtccatcaacgcagtcacactggggagaggccattcaactgctctcaatgtgggaagggattttgtcagttatcccacctgctgacacaccagcgtgttcacactggggagaagccgttcacttgctcggagtgtggaaagggattcagtgacttatccaccctgcagagacaccagcgagtccacactggggagagaccgttcatctgctctgagtgtgggaagagattcattcagtcatcccacctactggaacaccaacgggttcacactggggaaaggccgttcacttgctctgtgtgtggaaagggattcagtaATTCATCTCACATgctgacacatcagcgagttcacaccggggagaggtcaTTCACTTGCACTGTTTGTGGGAAAGCATTCTCTCGGTTATTCcacttgctgacacaccagcgtgttcacagtggggaaaagccattcacctgctctcagtgtgggaggggattcagtgattcatccaatcTGCTGACACACCgacgagttcacactgaggagagaccattcatctgctccatgtGTGGAAAGCGTTTCAATCATTCAACAACTAtgatgagacaccagcgagttcacaccggtgaGAGACCGTTcccctgctccatgtgtgggaagagattcactctgtTATgtaacctgcagagacaccagcacaTTCACGAGTGA